From the genome of Apodemus sylvaticus chromosome 3, mApoSyl1.1, whole genome shotgun sequence, one region includes:
- the Pgap4 gene encoding post-GPI attachment to proteins factor 4 — protein sequence MTTSTSPAAMLLRRLRRLSWGSTAVQLFILTVVTFGLLAPLACHRLLHSYFYLRHWHLNQMSQDFLQQSLKEGEAALHYFEELPSANGSVPIVWQATPRPWLVITIITVDRQPGFHYVLQVVSQFHRLLQQCGPQCEGYQLFLCNVERSVSHFDAKLLSKYVPVANRYEGTEDDYGDDPSTNSFEKEKQDYVYCLESSLQTYNPDYVLMVEDDAIPEEQIFPVLEHLLRARFSEPHLQDALYLKLYHPERLQHYINPEPMRILEWVGVGMLLGPVLTWIYMKFACRPGFSWPVMLFFCLYSMGLVELVGRHYFLELRRLSPSLYSVVPASQCCTPAMLFPAPAARRTLTYLSQVYCHKGFGKDMALYSLLRAKGERAYVVEPNLVKHIGLFSSLRYNFHPSLL from the coding sequence ATGACCACGTCAACCTCTCCAGCTGCCATGCTTCTCCGGAGGCTCCGGCGACTCTCCTGGGGCAGCACGGCTGTGCAGCTCTTCATTCTAACCGTGGTGACATTCGGCTTACTGGCCCCTCTGGCCTGCCACCGGCTGCTGCACTCCTACTTCTATCTGCGCCACTGGCATCTAAACCAGATGAGCCAGGACTTCCTgcagcagagcctgaaggaggGGGAGGCTGCCCTCCACTACTTTGAAGAGCTGCCCTCTGCCAATGGGTCTGTGCCCATCGTCTGGCAGGCTACTCCGCGCCCCTGGCTGGTGATCACCATAATCACAGTAGATAGGCAGCCGGGCTTTCACTACGTCTTACAGGTCGTGTCCCAGTTCCACCGGCTTCTGCAGCAGTGCGGCCCCCAGTGTGAGGGGTACCAGCTCTTCCTGTGCAATGTGGAACGGAGTGTGAGCCATTTTGATGCTAAGCTGCTCTCTAAGTATGTCCCTGTGGCCAACCGCTACGAGGGCACTGAAGATGATTACGGTGATGACCCTTCAACTAACTCctttgagaaagaaaagcaagactaTGTGTATTGCCTGGAGTCATCGCTGCAGACCTACAATCCAGACTATGTCCTGATGGTGGAGGATGATGCGATCCCAGAAGAACAGATCTTCCCAGTACTGGAGCACCTACTGCGTGCTCGTTTCTCAGAGCCACACCTCCAAGACGCCCTGTATCTAAAGCTCTATCACCCAGAGAGGCTGCAGCACTACATCAACCCAGAGCCTATGCGGATCCTGGAGTGGGTTGGTGTGGGCATGCTGCTGGGACCTGTGCTAACCTGGATATACATGAAGTTTGCCTGCCGCCCCGGCTTCAGTTGGCCTGTCATGCTTTTCTTCTGTCTGTACAGCATGGGGCTGGTGGAACTGGTAGGCCGACACTATTTCCTGGAACTGCGACGCCTGAGTCCCTCCTTGTACAGTGTGGTTCCCGCCTCTCAGTGTTGCACCCCGGCGATGCTCTTCCCTGCGCCTGCGGCCCGCAGGACCCTCACCTACCTGTCCCAGGTGTACTGCCACAAGGGCTTTGGCAAAGACATGGCACTGTACTCTCTGCTGAGAGCCAAGGGGGAGCGGGCCTATGTGGTGGAGCCAAACCTTGTGAAACACATTGGGCTCTTCTCCAGCCTACGGTACAATTTTCATCCCAGCCTACTCTAG